From the genome of Capsicum annuum cultivar UCD-10X-F1 chromosome 4, UCD10Xv1.1, whole genome shotgun sequence:
CTGGGATTACTCCACCTTCGCCTAATCATGTTTGTTTGTTGAAAAAGTCTAtttatggacttaaacaagcaTCCAGACAGTGGTACTCAAGGCTTACTGCAGCACTCAACTTTAAAGGATTCAATCATTCTTTAAATGActactctttattttttaagaaatcaaataattcaaTTTCTTTTGTTGCAGTTTATGTTGACGACATACTATTAACAGGAAATGATGAAGCAGAATTACAGGCTTTGAAAATCTTCTTAGATGTCGAGTTCAAGATTAAAGATCTTGAAAATTTGCATTTTTTTCTAGGTTTGAAAGTCATCAGAGAATCACATAGATTGATTCTATCTCAACGTAAGTTTATTATGGATTTGTTGACAGAATTTGATTCTTTACATCTTTCTCCCGTTGCTACACCATTGGACCCTTCTATCAAATTAAAGACAGATGAGGGAATTTCAATCAAAGACCCAACGTTGTACAGACATTTACTTGAAAAACTGAATTATCTGACTCACGCAAGGCAAGATCTTTCATTCACCATCCAGCATCTCAGTCAATATATGCAGGATCCATGAGTTCTCCATTTTAATGCGGCTTTGCAAGTTCTTCGTTATTTATTGAAGGATCCTAGTCTTGGTCTTTTTATGTCTAGTTCTCCATCATTTCAACTACTTACTTTTTGCGATGCTGATTGGGGTACTAGTCCGGATTCTCGAAAATCAATTAGTGAATTTTATATCTTCCTTGGCTCTTCTCCTATCTCgtggaaatcaaagaaacaagctTCAATCTCACTTAGTTTAGCTGAAGCCAGGTATAGATCGATGAGACAAGTAGTATCCGAACTCACCTGGTTGGTGCGTTTATTCGAAGATCTTTCTGTTCCAATCTCTTTGCCAGTACCTCTTCACTCAGATAGTCTAGTTGCCATTCATATCGCAAAGAATCCTGTTTTTCACGAACAAACGAAGCATGTAgaaattgattgtcacttcatcCGTCAACAGTATCTTGTGGGATTAATTTCCTTGTCATTTGTGAATTCATCTTCGCAACTAGCCGATATGTTCACCAAATCATTGACGGGACCTCTTCCCACCTCCAACTTGAGGAGAGGTGTTGggattttctaatattttttagtgtacaaaatatattttcttagtaATCTAgagattattttccttttttgggtatatgtaatattttatttcctttaattGTTAAGGTTCAGGATTTAACCACTTGTATAAATAAAGATATTCTGTACAATTATTATCAATTCAAGAATATACAAAGTAATTCTTTCACATATTATCTTATTTCTGTActtatttttacaatttataaCCTTTCTccgtattatatatatacacacactactgaactattttttttttcattttacaagTTAAGAGGCCTTTATAAATAAAGCAACAAAATAAAGTGCCTCATTGCTACTGTTTACCATGCAGCATTCCAGTCCGTTTATTGCCTTCCTTTGGTGGCATTACATGGCAATTAATTTCATTTGTTAGTATGTGATGATAAGTTTCTAGTAACTTATATCATTATCTATCTCTTTATGTCATGAAACTTATGTAATATTTAAACATTCATCTTTCTCACTTGGTATTTTATTACTCCCTCATTTACTAGATAGAAGAAATTTTGCACCTATATAAatggtgttttcttttttgtgtttAGTAGAGAGATGAGTTTTAGTATATTATGAGATATAAGGAATAAAGATAAGTTTGAGAATATTGCTATGTAGTAgtgaaagaaagagaattgagacagaaaaatattctaagttataACTATATTTATTATACAAGAGAGAGTTTTACATGTTGAAGGAAGGGGTTCGTTGGAATTTTTTACTCTTTAATTAATTCGGAGTTGCTTGAATTATAACTTGATGGGTTGTTGTATCTTCAAGGGAACAAGTCAAGAGTGATACTACTAGAGTAGTGTAGACTATGCCACAGATATCTGAGCCTCGACATGAGTTTTATttactcaattttttatttattttactgtaattattataattatgatatattggaGTGCAACTACTTCCTTTTGTGTTATGGTAGGCTCAGAACATAATTATGTAGGAAAAGAGAGGTTGTTCAACTAGAAAAGTAAGAGTTGCgcaaagaagatgaaggaaatATCTTTTTGAAGAGCATTTAATTATTAACTGGAAATCTCTGCCTTTTATAGGCTTACAAACTCTAAAAGATCCAAGACTCTACTTGACTAAAAACTAGGAACCATATCAGAAAAAGTAGCAACTGAATCCAAAAATATAGCAACCTAACAAAGACTCTTTCAACTCTAGTGAAAGACTTATTCAACTAACAGTAAAACGTATCCTATGCAGTAACTTAACAAAACAGGCTTTGAATCAATTCTCAACACTCCCCCTTGATTCAAAATCACATATGCCGAGGCGTAACATAAAGTAATTGTGCTTTGCTGGAGGAAGTGCTTTAGTAAGAATATCTGCCACTTGTTCTTCGGTGCTACAACTCTTCAACTCAATCAGCCCTTCTGCAACAAGTTCACGGATGAAATGGTGCCGAATATCTATGTGCTTCGATCTTCCGTGACAAACAGGATTTTTAGCCATTGCAATTGCTGATAGATTATCACAGAAAATTTTTGTTGCCCCCTTTTGTTCTTGGTGAAGATCAACAAGTATTTTCCTGAGCCACAATGCTTGGCATGTTGAAGATGCTGCTGCGACATATTCAGCCTCGGAAGTAGACAACGCTGCTGTTGGTTGTTTCTTTGAGCTCCAAGTAATAGCTGCAGAACCAAGAGTGAAAAGGTTCCCGGAAACACTCTTTCTATTATCCAAACATCTCCCATAATCACTATCTGAATAACCATAGAGATTAAAATTAGAACTTCGAAAGTACCATAGTCCAAATCCTGTAGTTCCAGCAACATAGCGCAAGACTCTTTTAGCTGCTCCAAGATGATGCTTTGAAGGCCTATGCATAAACCTTGAAATCATTCCAACAGAAAATGATATATCAGGACGAGTGTGCGTCAAATAAATTAAGCCTCCAACTAAGCTTCTAAAATAACTTCCATCAGCtttttcaatatcatcatcaagtTGCAGCTTCTCATTTACATTCATAGGAGTAGCCACTGTTTTGCAATTAAGCAAATTAAATCTTTTGAGAAGATCAATGGCATACTTCCTTTGTGAAATGAAAATTCCATCTTCTTCCTGCTTCACTTCAAGTCCAAGAAAATAGTGCAACACTCCCAAATCAGTCATTTCAAATTTTTCCATCATAGAAGATTTAAAATCACATACAAGAGAGTGAGATGAGCCCATATagatcatatcatcaacatacaaacaCACCATCAAAAGatcattttttccatattttttcacatataaagTTGGTTCATTCTTACTTCTTTCAAATCCATTTTCTCTGAAATGTGAGTCGATTTTGCTATACCAAGCGCGAGGAGCTTGTTTTAGCCCATAGAGTGCTTTCTTCAACTTGTATACTTTGTTCtcctttcctttctccacataGCCATCTGGTTGTGTCACATACACTTCTTCTTCCAAATCGCCATTAAGGAATGCAGACTTAACATCAAATTGATAAACCTTCCATTTTAATTGTACAGCCAAAGCTAAAACGATTCTTATTGTTTCAAAGCGAGCAACTGGAGAGAAAGTCTCGTCAAAGTCAATACCTTGTTGCTGCGAATATCCTTTTGCGACCAATCTGGCTTTGTGTTTCTGCACGCTCCCGTCAACATGGTATTTTGTCTTGAACACCCATTTTAATCCGATAACATTTTTTCCATCTGGAAGGTCCACCAAGTCCCATGTCCCATTCTTTCTTATTGCCATAAGCTCTTCTTCCATTGCACACCTCCATTCCATTTTTGTTGAAGCTTCCTTAAAACTAGCTGGATCTGCACCAAATAAAGCAAAGGTACATGTTTCATAAATATCTGACAGCGACCTAAACTTCTGTGGAGGAGTTTCATCAGAATCTTCTGAGTCAGGCACCATCAATGTTGGGCTGCTACCACTTGGACTGATGTTGCTGGAATTTCCTGAAGAGTGGCTTGGTGTATCAGCAAGAGGTTGACTTACTGCTTCACCAGGAATGGCTTCATTTCCCACTGCAACTTGTGAGCTTTGATTGTTGCTTTCCCATTTCCAGCAGGCGTTCTCATCAAATACAACATCTCTTCTAATAATCACTTTACCATTTGTGGGATTATACAATCTAAAAGCTTTGGATTCAGAGCAATATCCAAAGAAAAtgcatttttcagatttttcatcAAGCTTTTTATGATGTTGAGAATTTATCAAAGCATATGCAATACAACCGAAAATTCTCAAATGACTTACCCATGGCTTTCTACCTTTACAGATTTCAAAAGGTGTTCGACCCATAACTGCTTTTGTCAGAGAAATGTTTAGCAGATAAACTGCAGTATGAACAGCTTCAGCCCAAAACTGATTTGGAAGATCCTTACTCTTCAACATGCTCCTAGCCATCTCCATTACAGTTCGGTTCTTCCGCTCAGCAATCCCATTTTGCTCCGGAGTATAAGGTGCAGTTAATTCCCTGTGAATGCCATTTTCTTCACAAAACACCTTAAATTCTTGGGACAAGAATTCACCTCCTCTGTCGGTACGAAGAACCCTAACTTTGTTACCGACTTGGTTTTCCACCAGCGCCTTGAATTTTTTGAAGCTTGCAAAAGTTTCTGATTTGAGTTTCAAAAAATATACCCAACTCATCCGACTGTAATCATCAGTTAATAACAGAAAATATCGAGAACCAGCAAGTGATTCTGTGTTCATAGGACCACATAAATCTGCGTGAACAATTTCAAGACAACTAGTAGCTCTGAAAGATCTTCCAACAGGAAAAGATTTTCTATGTTGCTTGCCATATATACAACCTTCACATACATTTTCAACAGGTCCTATATTTGGCAAACCATGAACCATCTTATTTTGACTAAGCAATCTCAATCCACTCATATTCAAGTGTCCATAACGCAAATGCCACAACTTAGACTCTTCAAGATTTTTCTCACTAACAACAAGGGCTTGTTCGACTTTTGAAACTTCAAGTGGAAACATTTTATTCTCTGTCATACGAATACTTGCTAAGATTTGACctgaatttttattcttaataaCACATGAGCTATCATCAAACAAGACAGAGAATCCACTATTCAACAATTGCCCAACACTTAGCAAGTTATGTGCCAAACTAGGAGCAAATAAAACATTTTGAATAAGTTTCACTTTACCTTGACTAGTTTGGACAGCAACAATACCTTCACCTTCGACTTGAATTTCCTTATTATCTCCAAGCCAAATTCGCCTCTTTTTGGTCTCATCTAACTCTTTAAACCCTTTTCTGTCACCAGTCATGTGATGGGAGCAGCCACTATCAACAAACCAAACATCAGTCTTAAGATCTATGGTGGTAGAGCGAGCCATGAAAAGCATgctttcttcttcctcttcctcaaCATAACCAGCTTGATCATTTTTGTACCAGCAGTTAGCTTCTATATGGCCAAACTTGTGACAATTGTAACATTGCACTCCATTTCTACGGCTATTTGTCCACTTGGATTGGCTTCTACCTCTACCACGCCCTCTGCCTCTAAAAGATCCTCTGCCACGTCCTTGTACTCCTTGTTCTAGTGACTTCTCATTCTGAATTTGAGGCTGTTCCTTCACTTGAAAAGCTTGTTCTTCAATCCTCTCTGTTGACTTATTGATCCGTGATTCATGAGATTGCAAAGAACCCATTAATTGATCAAATGAAAACATAGATAAGTCTTTTGATTCCTCTATGGCTGCAACCACATGATCAAATTTCGAAGGTAAACTTCTTAAAACTTTTGAAACTACAATTTCATCGCCTACCTCTTCACCATATGATTTCATTTGACTTACAATTCCGCTAACTCTTGATAAAAAATCTTGCACAGATTCACTGTTTTTCATGAACAATGTTTCAAAATCACGACGAAGAGATTGTAGTTTCACAGTGATTACCTTTGAGGAACCTTGAAACTCGGTTTTCAAAGTCAGCCAAGCATCTCTTGAGGTAGCAGCTGCTGcaattcttgagaaaattgtCTCATGAACGGCTTGCTGAATAAAGAACAAAGCTTTGGCGTCCAACTTTCTGATTTCTTTTAATCTCCTTTCTTCCTCTGCATCCGGCTCTTGTACATCAACGAACCCATCTTCGACTATGTCCCACAATTCTTGAGACCTAAACAAAGTCTTCATCTTGATActccaaaactcatacttttcACCATTGAAGACGGGTATGAGCGGCTGTGAAGAAGAGGACATACCATTTGCTGCCAtaactccttttctttttcttgtatttCACTCCCTCACTGTTTCTTAATCTCTTTATCGCCCAGTCAGAGACCGAAcgcaagctctgataccaaaatgTAGGAAAAGAGAGGTTGTTCAACTAGAAAAGTAAGAGTTGCgcaaagaagatgaaggaaatATCTTTTTGAAGAGCATTTAATTATTAACTGGAAATCTCTGCCTTTTATAGGCTTACAAACTCTAAAAGATCCAAGACTCTACTTGACTAAAAACTAGGAACCATATCAGAAAAAGTAGCAACTGAATCCAAAAATATAGCAACCTAACAAAGACTCTTTCAACTCTAGTGAAAGACTTATTCAACTAACAGTAAAACGTATCCTATGCAGTAACTTAACAAAACAGGCTTTGAATCAATTCTCAACAAATTAAGTGGTAGAATGACACATAGAACCAGCAAACAAAAGAACGCGCTTGACAATAGTACACAATAGTAGTGGAGTATTTTCCCCATTTAAGCCCACCACTCCACAGACTCTAATCAACCTGTAACACACCGACATTTTCAAATAAGGTATGTAGCAAGAATATTATCAGTACAACCCAGGTTGGGGACAAATGTATGTGATCTCCCCATCTTTTCAAGCACACAAAGTTGTTTGTGGCACTTGCTAGTATTCGAAAAATTTATGAAGCAGCATGGGTCCTCTACTGAGATGTAATGTGTAAAATAGTGTGATGAGATCAAAGCTCCCAAATCCCTACAATTCCTTCGAAATCTAACAAGGCTATTTATATGAAGTCTACTGATAATATTAATTATCAATTATGAGACGATCAGGCAAGCATCGAAAAGTTCCAGCAAGTTTCTCACAAAGTTTTGAGCCTAATCCACACTccaaaagctaactcataagatGAGGATTATCCAAGTTAATAATAAGGATATCAATTAGCCATCACTTTTCTCGATGTGAGACTCTAAAACAATCAGCTCTACATATTTTATCACTTAGTGAAACCAACACTTTTGTCAAACTTTCAAGTGCCATGAATTGGTGCTATTGTGATTGTAACATATTAGATGAGGCCCATCATGGTCTactctacaaaaataaaattaaaaaaagaagtgaGTGATCTTCGTGCTTATGAAGTACAGTTGGGCGACAAACAAATTAGAGAACAAGCAACTAAAGCCAGAAGTTGTGTCATTGTAGCATATGAGTATATTCGGAGGCGCGGtcagaatttgaaatttattagTTCAAGATTTTAGTGCTTTTAAGTTATGGGTTTTAAAGTGTAATAATTTAttcatattcaatgaattttttaaaagaaatattgaGTTCCGATTAAAGTTACTGAATTCGATCACCCCATAAACTATATTCTAACTCCGCCTCCTAATGCTACCAAAACAAATTGCCCTGTTCAGTGACGACGCCCtcaatcattcatttatcctcACAATTATTTATTGTTCTACTTGGATATATCACTCCCTCCGCCCCAATTCACATATTTTGGATTATGCAAACTTCATATTCTGTCAAATACAGAAAATATTTCACTATAAACAAAGCTAAAGAAAATTGGAAATGGACAACCATCAAAGCAGCAGCAGCACAAGGAGAAAACTTATACTTGGACTCAATTGTATCACTCTTGGCATAGGATACTGTGGTGGCCCTTTAATCTCACGCCTCTATTTCCTCCATGGTGGCCAAAGAATTTGGCTTTCGAGTTGGCTAGCATGCATTGGATGGCCAATTAGTTTCATTGTTCTCATCGTTGGCTATTTTTTTCGCCGTAAAAcccaaggctctgataccaatttgttcaTCGTTACTCGTCAGGAGTTCACATCATCGGCCGCGCTAGGCATACTTGTTGGCCTAGCTGGTTATCTTTACGCGTGGGGTCCTGCAAAACTCCCTGTTTCGACTTCAACCATAATTTATGCGGCACAGCTCGGATTCACTGTGGTATTTTCTTTTCTCATAGTGAAGCAGAAATTAACCGCATATTCGACGAATGCGGTTGTTTTATTGATGGTTGGAGCGGGAACTTTAGCACTTCGGGCTGACAGTGATAGACCATCAGGAGAGGCAACTAAACAGTATGTTTTGGGATTTGTTATGACACTTTTGGCTGCGGCGTCAACAGGGCTTGCTCTACCTTTACTTGAGTTGATTTACATTAAGGCTAAAAAAACTGTCACTTACACTATGGTTTTGGAGATTCAGATGATACTAAACatatttggtttttctttttgcaCTGTTGGAATGATTGTTAACAAGGATTTTCAGGTACATATATCCCTCTTTCTTGTTAACCATTTTCATGCTTGTTAATTTGTAGAAGTACGTTACCTCATTAAGATAAGGTCTAGTTCCTTTGCTCATACTTATAGAAgatttctatgtttttattttaataagaTGACGCTCGACACTCACTCTAGTGATATAAATtcgcaaaataaaataaatataaaaaattctgTTTGCagtttttctttctcttttactaTAATTCCTAGCAGATATTACggggagaaaaatatttttgaaaaatattgtcaattttttatatttgattggTCAAAATACCTTTAGAATAAGAATAAACCAATTAACTGTTGGGGTCGTTTGGTGTAAGGGATAAGGAAAGATAATCCTGAAATAAGTTTTTAGTAGCCCTTTATCCCTTGTTTGATTACAAAAGTGTGGATAACTTATTTCGGAAGTAATAGTtagtaccgggataagttatctcTACCTTGGGTTGGTATAGTAATGCCGGAATAACTTATATTGGAATAAGATATGTAAATTGTCAAAACTACCCTCCTTAAACCCTTTTTATACATCACTTTttaacattcatatatatatttctataatttttaatACCATTTTCTTCACTACTCGTtgtttatttataatatatttttctatttaaaaattaccttataaatataatttttatttaggaATATATTATAGGTTGAGTTTGTTTGCCTAAtgcttatatttat
Proteins encoded in this window:
- the LOC107869504 gene encoding purine permease 3; amino-acid sequence: MDNHQSSSSTRRKLILGLNCITLGIGYCGGPLISRLYFLHGGQRIWLSSWLACIGWPISFIVLIVGYFFRRKTQGSDTNLFIVTRQEFTSSAALGILVGLAGYLYAWGPAKLPVSTSTIIYAAQLGFTVVFSFLIVKQKLTAYSTNAVVLLMVGAGTLALRADSDRPSGEATKQYVLGFVMTLLAAASTGLALPLLELIYIKAKKTVTYTMVLEIQMILNIFGFSFCTVGMIVNKDFQAISREASQFELGEAKYYLVLVWSAIIWQFSTLGIAGVVQYGSSLLCGILIAFLLPLTELLGVLLYHETFQVTKGLAIFLSLWGFVSYFYGEMKQSQKKKEEDTILQTEMVQISPV